DNA from Metabacillus flavus:
ATAGTTGAAGAAGGACGTTCACCCGTAAGATCAAGAAATGGATTTGCCGGCAGCAATTCGACTACCTTCTGAGGGAATGTCTGCCCTTCAATTTCACTGAATTTCTCTTCTATCTGCGCCGCTCTCTCTTTTTCTGCGTCACCTTGATCAATTTGAATGGCTTCCAGTCCGAAGCCTGTAGCTGAAGCAATTCCGACAGCAGCTGAGATGGCCGTCGTTCCTAATAAAACTGCTAAAATAAGTCCGCTGATTTTCCCGATATTCGCTGACAGTTTCAACCTGGTGAAAGCAGCAACAATGGAGATAAACACAAGGGGCATAACAACCATTTGAAGAAGCTTTACATAACCGTCCCCCACTATGCCAAACCAGTCTATGGAGGATATAAGCGCTTCCGAATCAGCGCCATATGCGGCCTGCAGGGCGTAACCGAACACAATCCCAATTCCTAATGCGGTAAACACCCGTTTAGAAAAAGATACATGCTTTTTTTGCATGTAAAAAAGACCTGCGATGATGAGCAGCAATAAAATAATATTTAAAATAACAAAACCCATGCTTGTTTCCTCCCTATTTTGGCTTTCAATACGATAATATGATCATTCCAATGAATTAAGTAGGAATTATTTTCGCCTTTGTTATCTTATATGTTTTTTTCATATTTGTCATGTAAGAGGTCCTGCTAAAATCACGCCAAATCAGCTTTTTCAATGGCTTCCTGTCAACGACGCGGCTTCCTTATCCGAATCCATGCTCTCTTCGCACATATACGGCATAGACTTAACTATATGGCTGATGGGAGGAACTCTCTTGATTATCATTCAGAACAAGGAAATGGATTACAGCAAGCTCAAAAAAGAAGCGAAAACAGCCGTACAAAAAGAAATGATCTTGAATATGGAGAAATATAAAGAAAAGTATGTATTCGTAAGCATGGAACAATTTTCATTCGAGTTAAATATGAGGAATAAGGTAATCGATGCGGCAAAAGCATTAACGTATAGCGGTGCCGAATTTGCTACTTTCGAAACGTCTATGTGCAATCCGGCTTTGTGGATTTTGACTGAAAGAGGAGCCTTTATCTTAAGGCAGGGAGTGCCTTCTTCTGCGGGAATTCAGGATATCTTTACAAATGGACGCTTTTACGCCTTCGAATGCGCTACAGCAATCGTTATTTTATTTTATAAAGCAGCCCTCGACAGCCTTGGTGCCCGGGCGTTTGACCGATTATTTAGAGGCATTGTATTAAGGGACTGGCGTCATGATGAGGATCTTAATATCCGAACTCAGCGCGGGAATGATTATATACCGGGAGATTGCCTTTATTTCAATAACCCGGATTTTGACGCGCAATATCCTCAATGGAGGGGTGAAAACACCATCATGATGGGGAATAAAGAGTATTTTGGCCATGGTATGGGAATTAAAGATGCAGACGGGGTAATCAAAAGCCTGAATGACTACCGGTATCCAGGGTCAAAGCGTTCTGCATATCTTCTTTCACAGACAACCAGGCCGGACTATAAATATTTGTACTTTTTCAGCCCGGCAAACAGCGGATTGCCTGTTTATTATCAAAATAGAACGATTGTCTCTAAGATTGGGAGCTCTACAGCCGCTATATAAGCGGACTATTCAGGTTCTGCCGGCTGCTTAAAGGCCCTTCTCCGCTTGTACCAGGCTTCTAATCCAAAGTGCTTGTTAACGAGCCACTCCATATGCTCCAAATCGGCCCGCTCTACAATGGGATCCCGGTCATCCCATTTTACATACCGGACAAAAAAGTAATTTTTAATCGGACAAAGAAGAACTCTTGAATGAGGAAACGGGGAAAAAACAAACTCGACATTTCCTCTTTTTTTATAGGAATAATCCACGATCTCCAAATTCATCACCCTCTTAAGTGTAAAACACCTTGTACAGGATTCAAGTGTGAATGTGCTGGAAACAATTAATCACTGGTTATTTTTATAAAAATCCGGCGGGTTCTTGGCCCATCAAACTCGCAAAAATAGATTCCTTGCCATCTTCCCAGTACGAGACGGCCATCCTCTATCATAATTTGCTCAGATGCTCCAACAGTACTTGCTTTCATATGAGCTGCCGTGTTTCCTTCCATATGGCGGTCTGACTCCATTTCCCACGGGTACACGATGTTGAACCTTTCAATCATGTCTCTTTTTACATCGGGATCGGCATTTTCATTAATGGTGATTCCTGCTGTCGTGTGAGGGCAGTAGATAAAGACAAAGCCAGATTTCGTACCGGACTTGGTTACCTCCTCCTGAACAAGCTCTGTAATCTCTTTAAATTCATCGTGCTCCCTTGTCTCTATTGTATGAGTGATCATGAGAAAACTCCTTTTCCTAGATAGTAAACTTCTCTTTCTTTAATTAATATCACCGCAGTAGACTGTTTAAACGGAATTCGGAAGCTTTAGACATTAGTAATCGATAGCCTCAAATTAGAATGGGAATGGCTGATTTCAGCTGCAGGACTCGCTTTTCGCGGGCCGGGAAGTCTCGTTTCTTCCGCTCCAATCAGCCAAACCTATTATTTTTCAAAGAACTTAATTCAAAACATCCTTGAGATAAACATACAGAATCAAGATCCCTCATGCTTATTCCTATACCTGCTTTAAATCCGTTGGTTCAACAAAATTTCACTCTTAAATCCACTCTTTTCCATGATCACGAATGAATTGAAGGTCCTCTTGATAATGTTGATAATGTCCTTCATCAATCATTTTTTGGAACGCCATATCGCCTTCTTTGGCTTTCCTTTGCATCGTTTTACATAATCCTTCTACTCGAAGCAATACCATCTCTAAAAACCCTGTTTTCTTTCCCTCTAAACCGTAGGAATCAAAAAACTTCTCAATTCTATGTTTAATCCGTTCACTATCCTTTAGCGGATCGTAATAAACGGCCTCACCAGCTTCCGTATGATGCAATCTGCTTAAAGGAACGCACGTGTAAAGAGTATAGGCGATATCCCAAAGTCTAGGACCAGGAGCAGCCAGATCGAAATCAATAACACCTGCTGGTTTTTCTTGATGAAAAATAATGTTATAGATAGCAAAGTCATTATGGCACATCACCTCAAAGGGCTGCGGAGTATTATCTATTGGCTGCCATGTTTCTTTCATCGGAAAGTCACTTACCGCATCATGATAGCGGCGAAGCATCTTTGCAATTTCTTTTAAAGCCTCATCCGACCACATATATGTTTTTAACGGATAATTCCCGGCTTCTCCTTCGATAAAAGATAAAATCTCTCTTCCTTTTTCATCAATACCTAAAAACTTTGGCACACCATTTAAGCCTTTGCTTTCAAGGTGCTGGAGTAATGTATGAATTTTTATACTCTCAGGCTTTAATTCTCGTCGAACAGTATGTCCCAGCCGATATACGCTGGAGACATTCCCTCCTGTTAGCATTTCTTCATTGCCGTACTGACTATCCATTAAAATTCCCCCAATTTAGGGACTCTATGATTGTATCAATAGAGATGTATTTTTACCCAAAAATAAAAGCAGATATACAAGGTATCTGCTCGGCAATGGGAATACAATTGTCCACACCATGTGTCCCTTGAATGATTTAAGATAGACAAATAAACGTATCCTTAAAAAAAAGACCGCAATTGTCTCTATCTAATTAACGATCATTTCAAGGCATTCCACATATGAACAGATTCTCCTCTCATTTCATCTCTAGATTTTATATTACCAAAAATAACCCAGTAAAACAGTAAAAATTTAGTCATAGTCTATCATATTTTTTAAATAATCTATTTTTCTTAAATCTTTATGATTATTTTTATTTGCCCGGTAGCTATCCTTTGAAGAAGAGTTGAAAACATGTAAATATTGCTCAGGATTTAGTAAATAATACTTTGCGTTCTCCTTATGATGTATTTCTAAATCTACTAATTGTATCCTTGCGAAATTTGGTAAAGTGTCAAAAATACCAAATTCAACTGATAATCCCTCTTTATAGAACCCGTGCTCATGCAAGTCAATTAGGCTGTACTCCATTAAGGTCATGATTTTCACAATATCCATCCAGTTATGTATAGATAGTTCCGGCGGCACTTCCAATCCTCTTTTATCGCCTGGTACATGAATGTCTATGTCTTGAGCATCCCAGCTCTCCCCTGTAATCACTTCTAAGCCAACCGATCCCATTAACAACGGAATAATTTCAATTTCATTTAGTTTTTGGGAAATTTTAATGAACTCATTAAACTTGTGATTATCTATTTCCCCACCACTTTCAGCTTCATTTAATTAAAGTTTATCATTTGTTTCTACATTGGAATTAAATCCCTATACCTGAGTTGGACATATTTTGGTAATCACCCGTGTGAAATTGGATGGGTGTTCAATCACGCTTTTCTATCATTCAAGAAGAATGGGAATAGAAATTAAAAAGGTTGATTGGAACACCTTTCTGTCTTATAAGTCTTGCTGAGAGGAATTGATTCAAATTGTCCTCACCCCCGGGATGCTGTATGAGCAATCAGAGGGTTTTTAAAAAATAACTATGTTAAAGCAAGCATTATGATGATTTTTAGCACCTGTTGATTGGAGCGGAAGGCGTGAGACTCCCTCGGAGCAGCGGGACAGGTGAGACCCCGCAGTGGCGAAGCCAAGAGGAGGCTCACCGCCCGCCCAAGGATAAGCGAACGCCTGAAGCGGAAATCAACAGCCAAGTTTAACAGAGCTTTTAAAAAAGTAATTCGAACAATCATGGGTTAGGCTGATTGGAGCGGAAGGTGCGAGACTTCTGGGGGAGCAGCGATACAGATGAGACCCCGCAGGCGCTTGCCCCGAGGAGGCTCACCGCCCGCCCAAGGATAAGCGAACGCCTGCAGGAGAAATCAACAGCCAAGTTTAACAGAGCTTTTAAAAAAGTAATTCGAACAATTATGGGTTAGGCTGATTGGAGCGGAAGGTGCGACACTCCTGCGGGAGCAGCGGGACAGGTGAGACCCCGCAGGCGCAAAGCGGCGAGGAGGCTCACCGACCGCCCCGCGGAAAGGGAGCATCCTGCAGCGGAAATCATCCAAAACCAATCTTATTTAATACCAAGAAAAAGACACCCGCCACTTAACGGGTGTCTTTCCAATTAGTCCATTTCGCTTGCCGGAATTAATATTTGTCCATTCAAGTCCCGCTGCAGGAGGGTTTGAAGAATGAGTTTTGATAAAAGGCTCGGCTGGTATGGCTTAACAAGATAATCGCTTGCCCCAAGCTCAATGCCTTTTTCTTTCTCTTCAAGGGCCGATGAAATGAAGATCGGCATTTGCTTCAATTTTTCACATCCTTTTACTTCCTCGAGCACGTCCCATCCTGTGTAGGAAGGGTCATCTAGCATAATATCCAGTACGACGGCGTCTGGACGCTGCTCTCTGATTTGGCGCAGTGCTTCTTTTCCGTTTGTGAATATTTCAACCTTTAAACGGCTCTCCTCAAGCTCGGTCTTAAGCAAATTCGCCAGATTCAGGTCATCCTCAATAATGATTACATTGGTGCAGTTATGGTCTGATGACGGTTCCTCATAAGATTCACTTGCCATTTGGATAACGAGCGGGAGGCGTACTGTGAATACACTGCCTTTTCCCAGCTCAGATTGGATGCTGATCATTCCTTCATGGGCTTTGACAATCTCTTTTACTATGGCAAGTCCAAGACCTGTTCCGCCGATTCTTCGGCGATCGGAGTTGTCGACTCTGTAAAACTTATTGAATAATTTATCCATCGCTTCTGGAGGAATCCCCAGCCCTTCATCTTTTACGGAGATATTCAAGTACTGTTCTTCTTCGTATACCAAAATTTCGATATTTCCTCCATTAGGGGAATATTTGATTGCGTTGCTAATCAGGTTGCTGAATACCTGTGACAGTTTATCTTTGTCTCCGAGCACTAGTGTTTGCTCTGTCATTCGTTCCAGTTTTATCAAATGCTGAGCAGCGTGAACTTGCTGCAATTCAGCCAGCTGCTGCAGGAGGGGAAACAAATCATCATATTTCTTTTCATAGGTTTGTTTTCCGGCTTCCATTCGCTGGACATCCAGAAAGTCATTAATCAAAGATGTGAGCCGCTTTGCTTCCTGGAAAATAGTTGTTAAATATTTTTTCTGGCGTTCTGGTTTGAGCTCTTTATGCAGCATTAGTTCTGTAAACCCGAGTACGCTTGCAAGCGGCGTCCGAAGCTCATGGCTTACCGTGCTGACGAATTCCGATTTCATTTTATCCACTTCATACTCATGGGTAATATCGCGGTGAACCATTACGGTTCCAATTCGATGGTCCATTCTGTAAAGAGGCTCTACATATACTTTAATGACCCTGGTACCCGAACCTTCGCGAAGCTGGTAGTGGAAGGGCTCACTTTC
Protein-coding regions in this window:
- a CDS encoding phosphotransferase enzyme family protein, translating into MDSQYGNEEMLTGGNVSSVYRLGHTVRRELKPESIKIHTLLQHLESKGLNGVPKFLGIDEKGREILSFIEGEAGNYPLKTYMWSDEALKEIAKMLRRYHDAVSDFPMKETWQPIDNTPQPFEVMCHNDFAIYNIIFHQEKPAGVIDFDLAAPGPRLWDIAYTLYTCVPLSRLHHTEAGEAVYYDPLKDSERIKHRIEKFFDSYGLEGKKTGFLEMVLLRVEGLCKTMQRKAKEGDMAFQKMIDEGHYQHYQEDLQFIRDHGKEWI
- a CDS encoding protein-glutamine gamma-glutamyltransferase; amino-acid sequence: MIIIQNKEMDYSKLKKEAKTAVQKEMILNMEKYKEKYVFVSMEQFSFELNMRNKVIDAAKALTYSGAEFATFETSMCNPALWILTERGAFILRQGVPSSAGIQDIFTNGRFYAFECATAIVILFYKAALDSLGARAFDRLFRGIVLRDWRHDEDLNIRTQRGNDYIPGDCLYFNNPDFDAQYPQWRGENTIMMGNKEYFGHGMGIKDADGVIKSLNDYRYPGSKRSAYLLSQTTRPDYKYLYFFSPANSGLPVYYQNRTIVSKIGSSTAAI
- a CDS encoding phosphoribosylanthranilate isomerase, yielding MITGESWDAQDIDIHVPGDKRGLEVPPELSIHNWMDIVKIMTLMEYSLIDLHEHGFYKEGLSVEFGIFDTLPNFARIQLVDLEIHHKENAKYYLLNPEQYLHVFNSSSKDSYRANKNNHKDLRKIDYLKNMIDYD
- a CDS encoding secondary thiamine-phosphate synthase enzyme YjbQ, whose product is MITHTIETREHDEFKEITELVQEEVTKSGTKSGFVFIYCPHTTAGITINENADPDVKRDMIERFNIVYPWEMESDRHMEGNTAAHMKASTVGASEQIMIEDGRLVLGRWQGIYFCEFDGPRTRRIFIKITSD